From Desulfomonilaceae bacterium, a single genomic window includes:
- a CDS encoding acetoacetate--CoA ligase — MKPLWTPSAEKIQDSNLMSFINRVNEKYTLTISNYHELYQWSVDCRESFWETVWEFGKIISSQPYQEILKDTPEMIGAKWFLGAKLNFAENLLRFRDDNVALVFKGEGQPIRKMTYAELYEAVARTAASLRAAGVTVGDRVAGYVPNMSETIIAMLATTSIGAIWSSCSPDFGIKGVLDRFGQIEPKILFTANGYFYNGKSHDCLEKIAGIISKLPSIQKVVVIPYTQESPDLSMVPKAILFGDFMSKEKGLNIAFEQLPFDHPLYIMYSSGTTGLPKCMVHGAGGTLIQHLKELLLHCDLKREDNIYYFTTCGWMMWNWLVSGLAVGATIILFDGSPFYPDPGVIFKLAEEEKMTILGTSARYISGIEKAGLKPGEKYDLSALRLMCSTGSPLAEESFRYVYRDIKEDIDLASISGGTDIISCFALGCPILPVYEGELQCRGLGMKIQAFDGYGKPVLGRQGELVCTASFPSMPIYFWNDPDLKKYRAAYFSVFPNVWHHGDYVEVTSHGGVKIYGRSDATLNPSGVRIGTAEIYRQVESMEEIADSIVVGQDWDNDVRVLLFVKPSAGVVLDDALKQKIKKTIRENTTPRHVPALILPLDDIPVTLNGKKVELAVRNMIEGKPVTNKDALANPQALDQFLNIPELKS; from the coding sequence ATGAAGCCTCTGTGGACTCCATCGGCAGAAAAGATACAGGATTCGAACCTGATGAGCTTTATCAATAGGGTAAACGAAAAATATACCCTTACAATTTCCAATTACCATGAACTTTACCAATGGTCTGTTGACTGCCGTGAGAGCTTTTGGGAAACAGTTTGGGAGTTTGGGAAAATAATCTCGTCACAGCCTTATCAGGAGATCCTCAAGGACACGCCTGAAATGATTGGGGCCAAATGGTTCCTTGGAGCAAAGCTCAATTTTGCCGAAAATCTTCTTAGGTTTAGGGATGATAACGTCGCCCTGGTATTTAAGGGTGAAGGACAGCCCATCCGTAAAATGACTTACGCCGAACTGTATGAGGCCGTGGCTAGAACGGCCGCCTCACTCAGGGCCGCCGGAGTTACTGTAGGTGATCGGGTAGCGGGCTACGTGCCTAACATGAGCGAAACCATCATAGCAATGTTGGCCACTACCAGCATCGGAGCAATTTGGTCGTCATGCTCCCCTGATTTCGGGATAAAGGGTGTTCTGGATCGCTTCGGACAAATCGAACCGAAAATTCTCTTCACCGCTAATGGTTATTTTTACAACGGTAAGAGTCACGATTGTCTGGAAAAGATCGCCGGTATTATCAGCAAACTTCCCAGCATCCAGAAAGTTGTTGTCATTCCCTATACTCAGGAGAGTCCTGATTTGAGCATGGTCCCCAAAGCAATCCTTTTCGGGGATTTCATGTCCAAAGAAAAAGGGCTAAACATCGCATTCGAGCAACTTCCTTTTGACCACCCCCTTTACATAATGTATTCGTCCGGGACCACCGGCTTGCCCAAGTGTATGGTTCATGGAGCAGGCGGAACGTTGATTCAGCATCTCAAGGAGCTTCTCCTTCATTGCGATCTGAAGCGAGAAGACAACATTTATTATTTCACTACGTGCGGTTGGATGATGTGGAACTGGCTAGTGAGCGGGCTTGCGGTAGGCGCCACAATCATTCTTTTTGACGGTTCACCTTTCTATCCTGATCCGGGCGTAATCTTCAAACTCGCTGAAGAAGAGAAAATGACAATTCTCGGAACAAGCGCGAGATATATTTCAGGTATTGAAAAAGCCGGTCTGAAACCGGGAGAGAAATATGACCTGTCTGCGCTTAGGCTGATGTGCTCAACAGGTTCTCCTCTGGCAGAGGAAAGTTTCAGGTATGTTTATCGAGACATCAAGGAAGACATTGATCTGGCCTCCATATCAGGTGGCACTGATATAATATCGTGTTTCGCTCTGGGCTGCCCAATTCTGCCGGTATATGAAGGAGAGTTGCAATGTCGCGGACTCGGTATGAAGATCCAGGCTTTTGATGGTTACGGCAAACCGGTATTGGGCCGCCAGGGCGAATTGGTTTGTACGGCTTCATTCCCATCGATGCCCATCTATTTCTGGAACGATCCGGATTTAAAAAAATATCGGGCCGCCTATTTTTCTGTTTTTCCAAATGTTTGGCATCATGGAGATTATGTTGAGGTCACTTCTCACGGCGGTGTCAAGATATATGGTCGATCCGACGCTACTCTTAATCCTTCGGGAGTTCGGATAGGAACCGCCGAAATATACAGGCAAGTAGAGTCAATGGAAGAAATCGCGGACAGTATTGTGGTGGGTCAGGATTGGGATAACGACGTTCGAGTTCTCCTATTCGTGAAGCCTTCCGCCGGCGTGGTTTTGGATGACGCTCTCAAACAGAAAATAAAAAAGACAATTAGAGAAAACACTACCCCACGTCACGTGCCCGCGCTCATTTTGCCCTTGGACGACATACCTGTCACTCTTAACGGTAAGAAGGTGGAGTTGGCGGTGAGGAACATGATCGAGGGAAAGCCAGTCACCAACAAGGACGCTCTGGCCAACCCCCAAGCTCTGGATCAATTCCTGAATATTCCGGAACTCAAAAGCTAG
- a CDS encoding SpoIIE family protein phosphatase, with amino-acid sequence MLHWFRSSINAKVTAVVLLSTSLVLSLVLSITGILSRSFARSGAETEARRTATAKAETLDNELSRVATSTKNLGYALESGTWDQSSINHLLISIVKNNTDIFGSTISFAPFEFDSRIKAYAPYYYKGSDGITFLQLADSYDYFEKDWFKKPVETESPLWSDPYFDEGGGQTLMITYSSPFFKMRSSNEKGEVKGVITADVSLDHLTEMVSQIKFEKTGYAFLISNKGELIVWPEKDLIMRETILSLAQRRNDARLAAVGEEMLNHRVGFYDAGPSLNGKDSFLAFSSLPTFGWRLGVVVPKDELFAQTYMLERILFLVGVAGILLLFTASFIVSRSITAPLKRMASVTAKIGEGKFDVDFVEKDRTDEVGRLARSFIAMANSLKTYMEYLTQATVKKERIESELRIAADIQRSMLPSSFPAFPERKDFDIYAIMHPAKEVGGDFFDFFLLDSDHLCVSVGDVSGKGTPAALFMAVTKYLIEASVGLETSIDKALEKINSLLVKNNDSCMFVTVFIGVLNLKTGEMVYASAGHNSPVIWASNREAEFLEAIGGPILGIVEPGNFRIGAISLKSQERLLIYTDGVTEAFDLCNEVFSEERLIRTVNQIGEIDSKGITEKVLFEIEKFCDGVPQSDDITILVLTYTPGT; translated from the coding sequence ATGCTTCATTGGTTTCGTTCGAGCATAAACGCAAAGGTAACCGCTGTAGTGTTGCTATCAACAAGTTTGGTACTATCGCTTGTTTTAAGTATTACGGGAATTTTGTCTCGTTCATTTGCTCGATCAGGCGCTGAAACCGAAGCGAGGCGAACGGCCACAGCGAAAGCAGAGACCCTTGATAATGAATTGTCGCGTGTAGCCACGTCGACAAAGAACCTTGGTTATGCACTTGAATCAGGAACCTGGGATCAGAGTTCCATCAATCATCTATTGATTAGCATTGTTAAAAATAACACTGACATTTTTGGGTCTACCATATCTTTCGCTCCATTCGAATTTGATTCCCGGATCAAAGCGTATGCTCCTTACTACTACAAAGGATCAGACGGAATAACCTTTTTGCAACTCGCTGATTCTTACGACTATTTTGAGAAGGACTGGTTCAAGAAACCGGTTGAGACTGAATCACCATTGTGGAGCGACCCTTACTTCGATGAAGGTGGTGGACAAACACTTATGATCACCTACTCGTCCCCTTTTTTTAAAATGCGCTCCAGTAACGAAAAGGGAGAGGTAAAGGGCGTTATTACAGCGGATGTTTCTTTGGATCATTTGACCGAGATGGTTTCACAGATCAAATTCGAAAAAACCGGTTATGCCTTCCTGATATCGAACAAAGGTGAATTAATTGTCTGGCCTGAAAAAGACTTAATTATGCGTGAAACCATTCTCAGCCTTGCTCAACGTCGAAATGACGCGAGACTTGCAGCCGTCGGCGAAGAGATGTTGAATCACAGGGTCGGGTTTTATGACGCTGGACCCAGTCTGAACGGCAAGGACTCATTTCTTGCGTTCTCCAGTCTACCCACTTTTGGATGGAGATTGGGGGTGGTAGTTCCAAAGGACGAGTTGTTCGCCCAGACGTATATGCTTGAAAGGATATTATTCCTCGTAGGAGTAGCGGGAATCCTACTGCTCTTTACCGCAAGCTTTATCGTATCCCGTTCCATTACGGCCCCTCTGAAACGGATGGCCTCAGTCACAGCTAAAATCGGGGAAGGAAAATTTGATGTCGATTTTGTAGAAAAAGATCGTACTGACGAAGTTGGCCGGCTTGCGCGGTCATTCATTGCCATGGCTAACTCGCTTAAAACCTACATGGAGTATCTGACTCAGGCAACCGTGAAAAAGGAAAGGATTGAAAGTGAGCTTAGAATAGCGGCGGATATTCAGAGAAGCATGCTCCCTTCAAGCTTTCCGGCGTTTCCAGAAAGAAAAGATTTCGATATATATGCGATAATGCATCCTGCCAAAGAGGTCGGTGGAGACTTTTTCGATTTCTTTCTTCTGGATTCTGATCATCTGTGTGTCTCGGTCGGAGACGTGTCGGGGAAAGGGACCCCTGCCGCTCTTTTTATGGCAGTGACAAAGTATCTCATCGAGGCGTCGGTTGGACTGGAGACGTCTATCGACAAAGCTTTGGAGAAAATAAACTCTCTCCTGGTAAAGAATAACGATTCCTGCATGTTTGTGACAGTGTTCATAGGTGTTTTGAATTTGAAGACTGGAGAAATGGTTTATGCCAGTGCCGGCCATAATTCGCCCGTCATTTGGGCAAGCAACCGAGAAGCTGAATTTCTCGAAGCCATCGGCGGGCCAATTCTTGGTATAGTGGAACCGGGTAATTTCAGAATCGGCGCTATTAGTCTCAAATCCCAGGAACGCCTGCTTATATACACCGATGGGGTGACCGAGGCTTTTGATTTATGCAACGAAGTCTTTTCCGAAGAAAGACTAATTCGAACTGTGAATCAGATCGGCGAAATTGATTCCAAAGGCATTACGGAAAAAGTTCTTTTTGAAATAGAAAAGTTTTGCGATGGGGTCCCGCAGTCGGACGACATCACAATCTTGGTTTTAACATACACCCCAGGAACCTGA
- a CDS encoding STAS domain-containing protein has protein sequence MDVKILQHDEKSIVCISGRLDTLTAPAFQDELENLIERGMARIILDFSDLEYLSSAGLRSTLIIAQKTKNANGQVVCCQLKGLVKKVFEISKFAEIVPTVDTVEDALERI, from the coding sequence ATGGACGTCAAGATACTCCAACACGATGAAAAATCGATCGTGTGTATAAGCGGAAGATTGGACACTTTGACTGCTCCTGCATTTCAGGATGAGCTGGAAAACCTGATTGAACGGGGGATGGCTAGAATAATTCTGGATTTTTCAGATCTGGAATATCTTAGCAGCGCTGGTTTGCGGTCAACTTTGATCATAGCTCAGAAGACAAAAAACGCAAATGGTCAGGTGGTTTGCTGCCAATTAAAGGGTCTTGTCAAAAAGGTGTTTGAAATAAGCAAATTTGCTGAAATCGTTCCGACAGTCGATACAGTCGAAGATGCTCTGGAGCGGATTTAA
- a CDS encoding sugar phosphate isomerase/epimerase family protein, with protein MKKVEWTMLFGAPIKSPDDITRLRRMGFDFGEIAMASAQARRMWLESGVVNGSAGKFFLTAHGPLEHAPNDAKNLWNRYIPRLVATIDILNRMCVNSLNIHLVVDKRVVSSIVLGEKIRALRQLVEYGKRNSVAINLENLTETADDLDLVLNAAPDLGITLDVGHANLHGLENISISIIDRLGQLIRHVHLHDNRGGTGQHDDLHLPIGHGRVEFKPIITSLCDMGYRGTMTFEVKPEYQEAGRIRIQNLVT; from the coding sequence ATGAAAAAGGTGGAATGGACAATGCTGTTCGGCGCTCCAATAAAGTCTCCGGATGACATAACCCGACTCAGGAGGATGGGATTCGATTTCGGTGAAATAGCCATGGCAAGCGCTCAGGCCCGACGTATGTGGTTGGAATCAGGGGTCGTTAACGGGAGCGCGGGGAAATTCTTTCTTACAGCGCACGGACCACTGGAACACGCCCCCAATGACGCGAAAAATCTCTGGAATCGGTATATTCCCAGGCTTGTAGCAACAATCGACATCCTTAACAGAATGTGCGTCAATTCGTTGAACATTCACCTTGTAGTAGACAAACGAGTTGTCAGTAGCATTGTTCTCGGGGAAAAGATTAGGGCGTTAAGACAACTGGTGGAATACGGCAAGAGGAATTCTGTCGCCATTAATCTGGAAAACCTTACAGAAACAGCCGATGACCTCGATCTGGTACTGAATGCAGCGCCGGACCTCGGGATTACCTTGGATGTTGGGCATGCGAACCTCCACGGATTAGAGAACATTTCAATTTCCATTATAGATCGATTAGGGCAGTTGATTCGTCACGTTCATCTACATGACAACCGTGGAGGCACAGGTCAGCACGATGACCTTCACCTACCTATTGGTCATGGAAGGGTCGAGTTCAAACCTATAATTACGTCACTGTGCGACATGGGCTATCGTGGAACAATGACGTTTGAGGTTAAGCCTGAGTATCAGGAGGCTGGGAGGATTCGTATCCAGAACTTGGTCACATAA
- a CDS encoding LysM domain-containing protein, whose amino-acid sequence MNRFLSFSVIAVVFALFTGCAYFQKKDEPPPLPPIEEVKPPLTMKSEYFKSFPWSELQSPKKDGNDPETTTVTVKEGETLDGIAESMMGNPSLAGGLATYNKLSSPNSVNPGEKVVIPYPIIGVSSQIMIKSKGAKDFSEPENFGAPFKKGDQYRLRFETNVNGNLYIFRKGVKGVAILFPAQLKKGKRNKNPEPLMRDSGKVTAYDPVIIPIGKTGIAYNPKNAGDMLYVFLSLRKIAELEDLKTKPTIKVEDIEDVMHRVKEGEIKSDPPLRLLRISDPAEVLGFTLNIDG is encoded by the coding sequence ATGAACCGATTCCTCTCGTTTTCAGTAATTGCAGTGGTGTTTGCTCTATTTACGGGGTGCGCCTACTTCCAGAAGAAGGATGAACCTCCTCCTTTGCCTCCTATCGAAGAGGTCAAACCTCCTCTTACGATGAAAAGCGAATACTTCAAGAGTTTCCCATGGTCGGAGCTACAAAGTCCTAAAAAAGATGGCAACGATCCGGAGACAACGACTGTTACCGTCAAAGAGGGTGAGACCTTGGACGGTATTGCAGAGAGCATGATGGGCAATCCCTCTTTGGCTGGCGGGTTGGCGACGTACAACAAGCTGTCATCGCCTAACAGCGTCAATCCAGGGGAGAAAGTGGTTATTCCTTACCCCATAATAGGGGTAAGTAGCCAGATCATGATAAAGTCCAAAGGAGCCAAAGATTTCTCCGAGCCGGAAAACTTTGGGGCCCCATTTAAGAAGGGCGATCAATATAGGTTGCGGTTTGAAACAAACGTGAACGGTAATCTTTATATTTTCAGAAAAGGGGTCAAAGGTGTCGCGATATTGTTCCCTGCCCAACTGAAAAAAGGCAAGCGTAACAAAAACCCCGAGCCGTTAATGAGGGACTCTGGCAAGGTGACGGCGTATGATCCCGTGATTATACCAATTGGAAAGACCGGGATTGCGTACAATCCCAAGAACGCCGGCGACATGCTTTATGTTTTTCTGTCGCTACGAAAGATCGCTGAACTTGAAGACCTGAAGACCAAGCCCACAATAAAAGTGGAGGATATAGAAGATGTGATGCACAGGGTCAAGGAGGGTGAAATAAAGTCGGATCCACCTCTGCGTCTTCTTCGAATAAGTGATCCGGCCGAAGTGCTCGGGTTTACACTGAACATAGATGGCTGA
- a CDS encoding CvpA family protein, with protein sequence MSFLEASNPIDIFILATVLITFILGFWKGFVRSLTALTGLAVGVWAATAYYPLVQYQLTKISSLNPQISVIISMVLVFVLTQVVFVVIRRVLEAILDFTRLGWLDRILGSAMGVVTGLLIAAASVQIALIAAPEWKAVKSSVLAMPIEGMTYKLLAYVPQETRNQVNAMILRWRASQESPQQDSPRFGAQLMTPGNAPDPGRR encoded by the coding sequence ATGAGTTTTTTAGAAGCTAGCAATCCCATAGACATTTTCATTCTTGCTACTGTTCTGATCACATTCATCCTTGGTTTTTGGAAGGGGTTTGTTAGGTCCCTCACTGCGTTAACGGGCCTGGCCGTAGGTGTCTGGGCGGCGACGGCATACTATCCTTTGGTTCAGTACCAGCTTACTAAGATATCGTCTCTTAATCCGCAGATATCAGTCATAATCTCCATGGTTCTTGTTTTCGTTCTAACTCAGGTGGTTTTTGTAGTCATAAGGCGTGTACTCGAAGCAATATTGGATTTCACGCGACTTGGCTGGTTGGATCGAATTTTAGGGTCGGCCATGGGCGTTGTGACAGGTCTATTGATCGCCGCAGCTTCTGTGCAGATAGCATTAATAGCGGCTCCGGAGTGGAAGGCGGTTAAATCTTCAGTGTTGGCTATGCCGATTGAGGGCATGACATACAAGTTGTTGGCTTATGTGCCGCAAGAGACAAGGAACCAAGTTAACGCAATGATATTAAGGTGGAGGGCTTCGCAGGAAAGTCCTCAGCAAGACTCGCCTAGGTTTGGAGCGCAGCTTATGACGCCCGGGAATGCTCCTGACCCAGGACGAAGATAA
- a CDS encoding tetratricopeptide repeat protein codes for MKKVLYLLILISLICMAETSWAQEEAVESYNQGVEALAQGRLDDAINLFSKALTIDPVDNYAYNNRGVAYKRKGEFDKAIQDYTHSLEIKPDYYPAQVNRGIARYRKGDYDLALEDLESVARKRKKDPAIFATIGLIYKEKGDSDKAIKYLKEAIAINKNNVIPQKALAEVYESKKDYEKALDVYLKLKATLAKKGDSGEVDKKIDHLRIKYVTELYNQGLEDYRLGNAKQALIFWNTGLKVDPSNVKILRDRGLTYYKLGQYQKAIEDFNRALEIEPGKEEIFRVRGDTYYKLKKPEKAIEDYDRSLTMNPADAVCYNNRGLLFHETGNLERALEDYSKAISLDASNPSFFENRALVYLAKGDNLKAADDYKQALNLTNDEKAKEIINQKITTLTNQGVANEPTNEPESGKISEGKYSGSTNNPRRR; via the coding sequence ATGAAGAAGGTATTGTATTTACTAATTTTAATTTCGTTGATTTGTATGGCTGAAACTTCGTGGGCTCAGGAAGAAGCCGTTGAGTCTTACAATCAGGGGGTCGAGGCTTTGGCGCAGGGTAGACTTGACGACGCCATCAATCTTTTCTCCAAGGCGTTAACAATAGATCCCGTCGACAATTACGCGTACAACAATCGTGGGGTGGCCTACAAACGCAAAGGCGAATTTGACAAGGCGATTCAGGATTATACTCATTCTTTGGAAATCAAGCCGGACTACTATCCTGCCCAGGTTAATCGAGGCATCGCGCGATATCGTAAAGGGGACTATGATTTAGCCCTGGAGGATCTGGAATCGGTGGCGCGTAAAAGGAAGAAAGACCCAGCTATTTTTGCGACAATCGGGCTCATTTATAAAGAGAAGGGGGATTCTGACAAGGCCATCAAGTATCTGAAAGAAGCCATTGCCATTAACAAGAATAATGTCATTCCTCAAAAGGCTCTAGCGGAAGTATACGAATCGAAAAAAGATTATGAAAAGGCTCTGGACGTTTATCTGAAACTGAAAGCCACCTTAGCCAAGAAAGGGGATTCAGGGGAAGTAGATAAAAAAATTGATCATTTGAGGATCAAATATGTCACTGAGTTATACAATCAAGGACTGGAAGACTACCGACTCGGCAACGCGAAGCAGGCGCTGATTTTTTGGAACACAGGTCTCAAGGTTGATCCGAGCAACGTAAAAATCCTGAGAGACAGAGGGTTGACATACTACAAATTGGGTCAATATCAAAAAGCGATCGAGGATTTCAATAGAGCCCTGGAAATTGAACCTGGAAAGGAAGAGATATTTAGGGTTCGTGGGGACACCTACTATAAATTGAAAAAGCCTGAAAAAGCGATTGAAGACTATGACAGGTCCTTGACCATGAATCCTGCGGATGCGGTATGTTACAACAATCGCGGTCTTTTATTTCATGAAACCGGTAACTTGGAACGAGCGTTGGAAGATTACTCCAAGGCAATATCCCTCGACGCTTCTAACCCTTCCTTTTTTGAGAATCGGGCTCTTGTATATCTTGCCAAAGGGGACAACCTAAAAGCTGCGGACGATTATAAGCAAGCTTTGAATTTGACAAACGATGAAAAGGCCAAGGAAATCATCAATCAAAAGATTACGACTTTGACGAATCAGGGTGTGGCGAATGAGCCTACGAATGAACCTGAATCCGGTAAGATTTCAGAGGGAAAATATTCTGGGTCTACGAACAATCCGCGACGTAGATGA
- a CDS encoding PAS domain S-box protein, with the protein MSLEQDPKKYVLPTAIDNQNVHDDICGHGFSSEESSIGKLGRSSEDKHLQQNDSLNGELLASILNATTDAIVVYDTDGNVQYVNAAFTSIFGWTIQEIEGKRIPYMPEAETPATMAVIEKVVGEGQPCSDFETVRLTKDGRLLNMSISASCFRDKTGRTAGMIVILRDITDNKKAQRENRLISERLDLALRGADLGLWDWNIKTGCLTLSDRAAEILNYRLDEIPQQIEGWRRLIHPDEQPNVIRSVDDHLNGLSAAFKNEYRMLSKGGSWVWILDRGKVVEFDERGNPLRAAGTVNDITDRKMSEDALKQSEKNCRAIFNAVEDAVFIHDISSGKIVDVNDSFSRLYGYDRDEALNADISMITEDDSGYASSRALDKIRKAAAGQTQCFEWRPRTKTGNLFWVEVSLRKVNLGGGPQVLALVRDISERKKAEEILLHSELIKAVAELASGVAHNFNNLLQRILASGQSALIKLDQGDLASACGLINEITHNSRNGSETVKRLQSFAQIRSDITEESDTVFDLSKAVRDALDMSELLCRTLAAKNGIYIRTKTDLTEDLMISGRSNDLFEVALNLFRNAIEATPHGGLVTVRTYPRDGFAMLEVQDTGNGIAPENLGKIFDPFFTTKGMQSTGMGLAAAYGIVNSHGGTVSVDTEVDRGCKFTVSLPLASIKSDKNGDDSSAQSLDSSLRMLIIDDDETLLSLFQDALNSLGQHARTASSGANALQILAKEGFDVITCDLGMPHMNGWEVGKRIKAIFEDKGENRPAFILLTGWGGQTSERDKIIESGVDLVIEKPIDIIELIGKANDLVKKTRCIF; encoded by the coding sequence ATGAGTTTGGAGCAAGATCCAAAAAAATACGTTTTACCGACCGCTATTGATAATCAAAACGTACATGACGACATTTGTGGACATGGATTCTCTTCTGAAGAATCATCCATTGGAAAATTGGGGCGCTCTTCTGAAGATAAACATCTTCAACAAAATGACAGCCTGAATGGCGAGTTGCTTGCAAGCATTTTAAACGCAACTACCGATGCCATCGTGGTCTATGACACCGATGGAAATGTTCAATATGTCAATGCCGCTTTCACATCGATTTTTGGTTGGACAATTCAAGAAATTGAGGGGAAGCGAATCCCCTACATGCCGGAGGCAGAGACCCCAGCGACGATGGCAGTCATAGAAAAGGTCGTTGGAGAGGGCCAACCTTGCTCTGATTTCGAAACAGTCAGACTGACGAAAGATGGTCGATTGCTAAACATGAGCATTAGCGCTTCATGTTTTCGGGATAAAACTGGTCGGACAGCCGGGATGATCGTAATTCTTCGGGACATTACGGATAACAAAAAAGCACAAAGAGAGAACCGCCTGATATCGGAAAGGCTCGATCTCGCGTTGAGAGGAGCTGATCTCGGTCTCTGGGACTGGAATATTAAGACGGGCTGTCTGACGCTCAGCGATCGAGCGGCTGAAATCCTAAATTACAGGCTTGACGAGATTCCCCAACAGATTGAAGGTTGGCGAAGACTGATTCATCCAGACGAACAGCCTAATGTGATTCGGTCTGTTGATGATCATCTGAACGGTTTGAGCGCAGCATTCAAGAATGAGTATAGGATGCTTTCCAAAGGAGGCTCCTGGGTCTGGATTTTGGACCGTGGGAAGGTTGTAGAATTTGACGAGAGAGGAAATCCTCTCCGTGCCGCGGGCACGGTTAACGATATAACGGACAGAAAAATGTCAGAGGATGCTCTAAAGCAATCAGAGAAAAATTGCCGAGCCATATTCAACGCTGTAGAAGATGCTGTCTTCATTCATGATATCTCATCCGGGAAGATCGTGGACGTCAATGACAGCTTCTCCCGATTATACGGTTATGACAGAGACGAGGCGTTGAACGCTGATATTTCCATGATCACAGAGGATGACTCTGGTTATGCCTCATCGAGAGCGCTGGATAAAATTCGCAAGGCGGCCGCGGGCCAGACCCAATGTTTTGAATGGCGGCCGCGGACTAAGACCGGGAATCTTTTTTGGGTGGAGGTGAGCCTCCGTAAGGTCAACCTGGGAGGAGGCCCCCAGGTATTAGCTTTGGTCCGCGACATATCGGAGAGAAAAAAGGCTGAAGAAATACTGTTGCACTCTGAATTGATTAAGGCAGTCGCCGAACTCGCTTCCGGTGTGGCTCACAATTTCAACAACCTGCTACAGAGGATTCTGGCCAGTGGCCAGTCCGCTTTGATCAAATTGGATCAAGGAGACTTGGCGTCCGCCTGTGGGCTTATAAATGAAATTACACACAATTCCAGAAACGGATCTGAAACTGTCAAACGGCTCCAGAGTTTTGCTCAAATACGATCGGACATAACTGAGGAATCGGACACAGTTTTTGATCTCTCAAAAGCCGTTCGAGACGCCCTAGATATGAGTGAACTTCTTTGTCGAACTCTCGCGGCCAAGAATGGGATTTACATAAGGACCAAGACTGACTTGACGGAAGATTTGATGATATCCGGACGATCCAATGATCTTTTCGAGGTCGCACTGAACCTATTCCGAAATGCTATTGAAGCCACGCCCCATGGAGGATTGGTTACGGTAAGGACTTATCCTCGCGACGGTTTTGCCATGTTGGAAGTTCAAGATACCGGAAATGGAATAGCGCCAGAGAATTTAGGGAAAATTTTTGATCCGTTCTTCACTACCAAAGGAATGCAGAGTACTGGAATGGGGCTTGCCGCAGCATATGGAATCGTCAATAGCCATGGAGGAACAGTTTCCGTAGATACCGAGGTTGATCGCGGATGCAAGTTCACGGTCTCGCTTCCGTTAGCATCGATAAAATCTGACAAGAATGGCGATGATTCTTCAGCGCAAAGCCTGGACTCTTCCCTTAGGATGCTAATAATAGATGATGATGAAACCCTGCTCTCTTTATTTCAGGACGCGCTAAACTCTCTCGGTCAACATGCTCGTACCGCTTCTTCAGGAGCTAACGCCTTGCAGATACTGGCCAAAGAAGGTTTTGACGTTATCACTTGTGACCTTGGGATGCCTCATATGAATGGATGGGAGGTTGGAAAAAGGATTAAGGCCATATTTGAAGACAAGGGAGAAAATAGGCCGGCTTTTATCCTTCTTACCGGATGGGGAGGACAAACTTCCGAGCGCGACAAAATTATAGAGTCCGGTGTAGACCTGGTAATAGAGAAGCCGATCGACATCATTGAGTTGATCGGTAAAGCTAATGATCTTGTTAAGAAAACCCGCTGTATCTTTTAA
- a CDS encoding Hsp20/alpha crystallin family protein — protein sequence MRSLIPWRWKENQVAPDNTLTEFRREVDDLFNQFFGSSGWLPVANLGRGFTPVLDVSETDEDLLIKAELPGVDPKEIEVNLSGTTLTVKGEKKEEREEKTENMHRIERSYGGFSRSISLPCEVKEDKIEANFKNGVLNLKLPKAETNKKKTIKIDVK from the coding sequence ATGCGTAGCCTTATTCCGTGGAGATGGAAGGAAAATCAGGTCGCTCCTGATAATACGCTGACCGAATTCAGGCGTGAGGTAGACGATCTTTTTAACCAATTTTTCGGATCATCAGGATGGTTGCCTGTCGCAAATTTGGGACGGGGCTTTACTCCAGTCTTGGATGTGTCCGAAACTGATGAAGATCTACTCATTAAGGCCGAGTTGCCCGGAGTGGACCCGAAAGAAATAGAAGTCAACCTCTCGGGAACCACACTCACAGTAAAGGGCGAGAAAAAGGAGGAGCGTGAAGAAAAGACAGAAAATATGCATCGAATCGAAAGATCATATGGTGGTTTTTCACGTTCCATTTCTTTGCCTTGCGAAGTCAAGGAAGACAAAATTGAGGCAAATTTCAAAAATGGAGTATTGAACCTGAAACTGCCCAAGGCAGAAACGAACAAGAAAAAAACAATAAAAATTGACGTAAAATAG